One region of Sulfuriroseicoccus oceanibius genomic DNA includes:
- a CDS encoding phosphatase PAP2 family protein, translated as MADEQPTKSSDDLGYGWAAFKQLWGETWRDTWSFLRRYWIFWALATIAVLVWCFYAVWPYDKDWLAFYRAIGGGKKSATMDWANFIGDSGDLAQYNIIVTAGFWFVGRWAKKRNWQRIAIATFIACLLAGLTCNVFRATLGRPRPSAQIKQELDDRFYGPKPKSHFHGFPSGHTATAFGTAVPVAITSPVVGVPVLAYAGSMGWARMYQYQHHPTDIIVGGYLGVMFGVAAAASVRKRRKGDC; from the coding sequence ATGGCAGACGAGCAACCAACCAAATCATCGGACGACCTGGGCTACGGCTGGGCTGCATTCAAGCAACTGTGGGGCGAAACGTGGCGCGATACGTGGTCGTTCCTCCGTCGTTATTGGATCTTCTGGGCGTTGGCGACCATTGCCGTGCTGGTGTGGTGCTTCTATGCCGTTTGGCCGTACGACAAAGATTGGCTCGCGTTCTACCGCGCGATCGGTGGCGGCAAGAAGAGCGCGACGATGGACTGGGCCAACTTCATCGGCGATTCCGGTGACCTCGCGCAGTACAATATCATCGTTACCGCCGGGTTCTGGTTTGTCGGGCGTTGGGCGAAAAAGCGCAATTGGCAGAGGATCGCGATTGCCACCTTCATTGCCTGTCTGCTCGCCGGTCTGACGTGCAATGTTTTCCGCGCAACACTGGGGCGTCCGCGTCCGAGCGCGCAGATCAAGCAGGAGCTGGACGATCGCTTCTATGGCCCGAAGCCGAAGTCGCATTTCCATGGCTTCCCATCGGGGCATACCGCCACGGCATTTGGAACGGCGGTGCCAGTGGCGATTACTTCGCCGGTGGTCGGTGTTCCCGTGTTGGCTTACGCCGGATCGATGGGCTGGGCGCGCATGTACCAATACCAGCATCACCCGACCGATATCATCGTTGGGGGGTATCTCGGGGTGATGTTTGGCGTGGCGGCCGCGGCATCGGTGCGGAAGAGGCGGAAGGGAGATTGCTAG